In Tamandua tetradactyla isolate mTamTet1 chromosome 7, mTamTet1.pri, whole genome shotgun sequence, the following are encoded in one genomic region:
- the LOC143691514 gene encoding uncharacterized protein LOC143691514 isoform X1, translating into MLLVLLAAGLLVLSSAQDNADAERPQGPPPDDKNQDNGPQQKSFPPGDGQYNPPPKNQQEPAQSGGPNNKDLPPSPGNYQRPPPARGCVKRANANMNPSYEEPNNRKRV; encoded by the exons ATGCTGCTAGTACTGCTCGCAGCGGGCTTGCTGGTCCTGAGCTCAGCTCAAGATAACG CAGATGCAGAGAGGCCTCAGGGACCCCCTCCTGATGACAAAAACCAAGATAATGGTCCTCAACAGAAATCATTTCCACCAGGGGACGGTCAATACAATCCTCCTCCTAAAAATCAACAAGAACCAGCCCAATCAGGAGGCCCTAACAATAAGGACCTCCCACCTTCTCCTGGAAACTACCAGAGACCACCACCTGCCCGTGGTTGTGTGAAGCGTGCCAATGCAAATATGAACCCTAGTTATGAGGAACCCAATAACAG aaaacGGGTATGA
- the LOC143691514 gene encoding uncharacterized protein LOC143691514 isoform X2: MLLVLLAAGLLVLSSAQDNDAERPQGPPPDDKNQDNGPQQKSFPPGDGQYNPPPKNQQEPAQSGGPNNKDLPPSPGNYQRPPPARGCVKRANANMNPSYEEPNNRKRV, translated from the exons ATGCTGCTAGTACTGCTCGCAGCGGGCTTGCTGGTCCTGAGCTCAGCTCAAGATAACG ATGCAGAGAGGCCTCAGGGACCCCCTCCTGATGACAAAAACCAAGATAATGGTCCTCAACAGAAATCATTTCCACCAGGGGACGGTCAATACAATCCTCCTCCTAAAAATCAACAAGAACCAGCCCAATCAGGAGGCCCTAACAATAAGGACCTCCCACCTTCTCCTGGAAACTACCAGAGACCACCACCTGCCCGTGGTTGTGTGAAGCGTGCCAATGCAAATATGAACCCTAGTTATGAGGAACCCAATAACAG aaaacGGGTATGA
- the LOC143691514 gene encoding uncharacterized protein LOC143691514 isoform X3, translated as MVSRDAERPQGPPPDDKNQDNGPQQKSFPPGDGQYNPPPKNQQEPAQSGGPNNKDLPPSPGNYQRPPPARGCVKRANANMNPSYEEPNNRKRV; from the exons ATGGTGAGCAGAG ATGCAGAGAGGCCTCAGGGACCCCCTCCTGATGACAAAAACCAAGATAATGGTCCTCAACAGAAATCATTTCCACCAGGGGACGGTCAATACAATCCTCCTCCTAAAAATCAACAAGAACCAGCCCAATCAGGAGGCCCTAACAATAAGGACCTCCCACCTTCTCCTGGAAACTACCAGAGACCACCACCTGCCCGTGGTTGTGTGAAGCGTGCCAATGCAAATATGAACCCTAGTTATGAGGAACCCAATAACAG aaaacGGGTATGA
- the LOC143689784 gene encoding uncharacterized protein LOC143689784: MLGKALLFSALFALAVAFPTSDFFPDTVSASSSLEDKTTEATDFFPDVQSTTSNLEEKATKATDFFPDVQSTASSFEDEATEATESTTEEPLENTKELDVFPDVQSTTSSFKDKATEATESTTENPLKNTKDFDLFFKA, translated from the exons ATGCTCGGAAAGGCGCTGCTTTTCTCCGCCCTGTTTGCCCTGGCTGTGGCTTTCCCCACGTCAG ATTTCTTTCCTGATACGGTGTCAGCCTCCTCCAGCTTGGAGGACAAAACCACTGAGGCCACAG ATTTCTTTCCTGATGTGCAGTCAACCACTTCCAACCTTGAGGAGAAAGCCACTAAGGCCACAG ACTTCTTTCCTGATGTGCAGTCAACCGCTTCCAGCTTTGAGGATGAAGCCACTGAGGCCACAG AGTCAACTACTGAAGAGCCTCTGGAGAACACTAAGGAATTGG ATGTTTTTCCTGATGTGCAGTCCACTACTTCCAGCTTCAAGGACAAAGCCACTGAGGCCACAG AGTCCACCACTGAAAATCCTCTGAAGAACACCAAGGATTTTG atttattttttaaggcaTAG